GTGGCAGTATCGATCACCGAGACGCTTCGACCATTTAAATTTGCTACATATACATTATTCCCATCCGGCGTTACAGCAATGCCTACTTGCTGGCCCTCTCCAACTGGTATCGGATTACCTACAACCATGTTCGTATCTATATCAATTACCGTCACGGTATCGGTATTAACATTTGTTACATATAGGCTCTTACCATCAGGTGTAATAGTCATATATTGTGAAAACGCTACAACTTCAATAGACGTGTCTATTACCATATTAGTAGCAGCATCAATGATCGATATATGCTCAGCGTTAAAATTTGTCACATAAACACGGCTGCCATCTGGGGTTATTGCAATCCCAAAGGGCTGCTCCGCAACCTCTATTTGAGGCTCCGTAACCATGTTTGTTGCAGTATCAATTACTGCGACATCTGAGCCGCCAAAGAGTGCTACATATACGCGGCTTCCATCAGGAGTTATAGCAAGCTGTCCTAAGAGCGCCTCATTTAGATCAATCGGACCGCCTACGAGCATATTAGTGGATGTGTCTAATACAAAAACCCTGTCTGAGCCCTCGGGATTCTCAGCTACTATATAAGCCCTTGAGCCGTCAGGTGTTATTGCTATAGCACTAGAGTTCTGCCCGACATCTATAGGAGAACCAATGACCATGTTTGTTTCAGTGTCAACTTCGGTGACTTTGTTCCCAGTTACGTACATTCGCGAGCCGTCAGGAGTGATGGCCATTTGATTAGCGGTATTCTCGATTGATATTGGTGATCCTACCACCATCATGGTCGAGGTATCAATAACACTTAGATTTGA
The DNA window shown above is from Thermodesulfobacteriota bacterium and carries:
- a CDS encoding YncE family protein, which produces MRILLSVFILAIFYTGISNAQPFAYVGDGSNLSVIDTSTMMVVGSPISIENTANQMAITPDGSRMYVTGNKVTEVDTETNMVIGSPIDVGQNSSAIAITPDGSRAYIVAENPEGSDRVFVLDTSTNMLVGGPIDLNEALLGQLAITPDGSRVYVALFGGSDVAVIDTATNMVTEPQIEVAEQPFGIAITPDGSRVYVTNFNAEHISIIDAATNMVIDTSIEVVAFSQYMTITPDGKSLYVTNVNTDTVTVIDIDTNMVVGNPIPVGEGQQVGIAVTPDGNNVYVANLNGRSVSVIDTATNTTIDPAIDLSGLAGFIVIGPSSISPGPDGGGRSSDGSNSCSLASSGTSPRSLLTFLIIPAFILIRRFW